In Camelina sativa cultivar DH55 chromosome 17, Cs, whole genome shotgun sequence, the genomic stretch GTGTGGATTTAAATGAAATGCTATTGGTAAAGATATATCCAGAAGAGAATTAAGGGACTCAATGTTTTAAAACTGCTCCTTCTCCGTATGCAGGACTATTAGAAATCACTGTGTTACGAAATGAGTTTTGTCTTGGCCTTCACATCATCAGTTTCCTGAAACCAACACAACATTGATCTGTAATACATTGCCCCAATATTCTATACTACATTTCAATGTGTGATGATGATATGGCAATGAGAAATGTACCTCTGGCATGTGATAGATATACTGAGTAAATTTAGTGCCCACATAGTTTAGTGCTTGTCTGCATCACATCAAAGCTTCGGAAGAGATGCATACCGCATAGGCTCATCAGTGTACAACTTTTTATTGTTGAATCATAGGGGGGCTTACCAGTGGGAATTCAAAGCAAATAGTATTGCCTAGTCTTGCGGCATTTGAAAGTGTATTTGTTGACACAGTTGTGCATCATCAATgtgatgaacaacaacaactcctCCCCCCAATTGAACCAACATATATAGCAAAAAGTGGACCTATAGTTGTAAACTTGCTCTGTTTGAATAGGAAGAATTGAAATGTCTTAAGCATCAAAGATGGAGCAAACAAAACAAGGAGAAAGAGTAGATACCAAAAACTCATTGTGATGAGGAAATGCAGCAAGAAACTATGTCTGGTCCCTTGAGCGAGGATTCCAATTATAAGCAGAGACGTGTATAGAGAGAGAGGCTTTGTAAACAGAGCAGATTTGTGGTGGAAAAGTTAAAGAAGACaagaatcaaaatctcaaaaatgcATCGTAAAGCCCATTAAGTTGGTCAGCACTTTGCTTATAAAGcccattaatattttttttacttttttttttttttaaatacgtCTTGattattgccaaaaaaaaaaagaaaaaggaaaagttgaaaagtaaaaaagtaaattgtgtgtatatataatactactacatcagaataataaaaaataaataaaaatataaaaaagggaAGTAAATTGTGTTATCGAGAAGAAAGAATCTTATACTAAAAGAAGAGGAAATCGTAAACTCTCTGTGTGTTCCGTTCCAATCACGTGGCCTCGTCGTCAGCACAGCACTCTCTAGTTGGAAGGAGAAGTCCTCTCTCAGATAGATAATATTGTTTGCTGCTCTCTATCGTCTCGTGGgtctgcttcttctctcttctctttccttttctgtgtttttgttaattttctcttttttgttttttttttttcttccctttgcttatatatttatctatatataatactttaattATTAGTTGCTTCGtcttccccaaaaaaaaaaaaaagaaaaagaaaaactcgtATATCTCTCTCTTAATTCTTGttgtaaaaatcaaaattgtgCAGAGATGCGTCGCTCTTCAACCAAGAAGAAATCAGCTGAATCAGTCGCCACGGATCTCTTTCGCTCAggtttcctttcttcttcccctctcgcttttagggtttatgtgattcttcttcttcttcttctcttaaagtttttttatctctttccttttctttatttatttttttctttggtttgggaTTTTCGTTTATgaattccatcttcttctttttttttttttttttttcaattccaaATTGGATCGAATTCTCATAACTCTTTTTGAtggggttcttcttcttttgcgcTGATGAACGAATCATTGGATTATCAGAATTGAGCTCtgcgattaaaaaaaaaaaatctaacaaaaccaGTAGGTCactaattacttttttttttttttttttttttttttNCGCCCCGTGCCTTTCTGTATATACGTTTTTGTATCCTccttaactttgttttttttgactCTTTGTGTGTGTAATTTGGGTTCAGCTTCGAGCAAGGCCTCGACTAAAGAGATGGATCGTATTGATCAGTTATTCAATCAGTATGCCAATCGATCTTCCAATCTCATTGAGTATGTAGTAATTAATCCccctttcttctttcttttattcaCTTTGAGAtgctagcttttttttttggtactaaTAATCATCCCTCCCCTCAACAGCCCTGAAGGAATTGAGAAACTCTGCTCCAATTTGGATGTCTCCCATACTGATATCAGAATCTTGATGCTTGCTTggtatatatttcattattataaaCCCAtccaaaagattttatttattatgttcttTTCATCATAATATCCTTCAAAACTTTTGTGTTCCCAGGAAAATGAAAGCTGAGAAACAAGGTTACTTCACTAATGTAAGGCATTGCTCTCCACTTTGTAGTATACATTTATACCTAGAGATCGTTCTTTGTCTTTGATACTCAGGTTTtagttttgtgattttggtttttttttatcttaataaCTCAATCTGCAATGCAATCTCTGTAGGAGGAGTGGAGAAGAGCCCTCAAGGCTTTAAGAGCTGATACTCTCAATAAGTTGAAGAAAGCCCTTCCCGAGCTTGAGAAAGAGGTTCTCACCTTTTTAtccttgttttgtattttatacttcgtattgttttatatcttccCTACTAGATTGGATCGTGTTAAGCTTTTctaccttattttttttttgtctcttcaaAAGGTCAGGAGGCCTACCAATTTTGCAGATTTCTATGCTTATGCCTTCAATTATTGTCTAACAGGTTTggatttaattctttttcttcattagatatttctgtattttgctgtttctctttcacttttttttctatatgtttGTGTGACTTTTTTGTATTACTATTCAATCAATGCacagaggaaaaacaaaagagtataGACATAGAGACTATCTGCCAACTCCTAGAAATTGTTATGGGATCTACTTTTCGAGCCCAAGTTGACTACTTTGTCGAGTATCTTAAGGTTTGTATCACTCTGAGAGTAGtctcacatttttttgtcatgatGTTTATTTTGCAATGTTTTCATAACATGAtattgattggtttatatttgttgtttcaCGGCAGATCCAAAACGACTACAAAGTCATAAACATGGACCAATGGATGGGGTTGTACCGGTTCTGTAACGAGGTATGTTTCCCCAATTCTCTTATATCTCTTAGCACTTTAGCAAAGCTTCATCAACTAAACTCGTATTGTTTGTAACATGTACAGATAAGCTTCCCGGACATGGGCAACTACAACCCAGAGCTTGCATGGCCGTTGATTCTTGACAATTTTGTTGAGTGGATTGCTGAAAAAAGAGCCTGAAATCCTTATGTGTCCTCCCAAGTCTCAGCTTCAAAGCGTGGGGCTCATCAAACAGCTTTTTCAGCACATTTTTACTTCAGTTTTCATCTTTCAAACATTGAAAAAGACACATTA encodes the following:
- the LOC104755898 gene encoding DCN1-like protein 4 isoform X2, with amino-acid sequence MRRSSTKKKSAESVATDLFRSASSKASTKEMDRIDQLFNQYANRSSNLIDPEGIEKLCSNLDVSHTDIRILMLAWKMKAEKQGYFTNEEWRRALKALRADTLNKLKKALPELEKEVRRPTNFADFYAYAFNYCLTEEKQKSIDIETICQLLEIVMGSTFRAQVDYFVEYLKIQNDYKVINMDQWMGLYRFCNEISFPDMGNYNPELAWPLILDNFVEWIAEKRA
- the LOC104755898 gene encoding DCN1-like protein 4 isoform X1; its protein translation is MRRSSTKKKSAESVATDLFRSELSSAIKKKKSNKTTSSKASTKEMDRIDQLFNQYANRSSNLIDPEGIEKLCSNLDVSHTDIRILMLAWKMKAEKQGYFTNEEWRRALKALRADTLNKLKKALPELEKEVRRPTNFADFYAYAFNYCLTEEKQKSIDIETICQLLEIVMGSTFRAQVDYFVEYLKIQNDYKVINMDQWMGLYRFCNEISFPDMGNYNPELAWPLILDNFVEWIAEKRA